A stretch of Fulvia fulva chromosome 4, complete sequence DNA encodes these proteins:
- a CDS encoding L-lysine 2,3-aminomutase, whose amino-acid sequence MKAAPMSVRLTPYILSAADWKNPLQDPIRRQFIPLKSVIKPDHPALSLDSLHETEDSPVPGLVHRYPDKVLFLATSVCPVYCRFCTRSYAVGSNTETIQKASQRPTRKRWEAMFNYIESTPAVFDVVVSGGDSYYLQPEQLSLIGERLLQIPHIQRIRFATKGLAVCPQRILDGSDGWSETFVGLSQRGREMGKQVAMHTHFNHPSEISWITELAAKHLFSRGVIVRNQTVLLRGVNDDITTISTLIRRLADLNIQPYYVYQSDLISGVEDLRTPLSTILKLEKHIRGTIAGFMTPSFIVDLPGGGGKRLANSYESYDEKTGVSHWRAPGVAGDEEFTYHDPVQA is encoded by the exons ATGAAAGCGGCACCGATGTCAGTTCGACTCACGCCATACATCCTAAGCGCCGCCGACTGGAAGAATCCTTTGCAAGACCCGATCCGTCGCCAGTTCATCCCGCTGAAGTCAGTCATCAAGCCAGACCATCCCGCCTTATCTCTCGACTCCCTGCACGAAACCGAAGATTCACCCGTTCCCGGGCTAGTGCACAGATACCCCGATAAAGTCCTTTTCCTAG CAACCTCCGTATGCCCCGTCTACTGCCGCTTCTGCACCCGCTCCTACGCCGTCGGCAGCAATACTGAAACCATCCAAAAGGCTTCCCAGCGGCCCACCCGCAAGCGCTGGGAAGCAATGTTCAACTACATCGAATCCACCCCCGCCGTCTTTGACGTGGTAGTCTCAGGCGGCGACTCCTACTACCTGCAACCGGAGCAGCTCAGTCTCATCGGTGAGCGATTATTACAAATCCCCCATATCCAACGGATCCGCTTCGCGACGAAGGGACTGGCGGTCTGTCCACAGCGGATTCTGGACGGAAGCGATGGATGGAGTGAGACATTTGTGGGACTGAGTCAGAGGGGAAGGGAGATGGGAAAGCAGGTTGCCATGCACACACATTTTAACCATCCCTCTGAAATCTCCTGGATCACAGAACTAGCAGCCAAGCACCTCTTCTCCAGGGGCGTCATCGTACGGAACCAAACCGTTCTACTACGGGGTGTGAACGACGACATCACGACCATTTCAACTCTAATCAGGAGGCTAGCGGATCTGAATATCCAGCCCTACTACGTCTATCAGTCGGATCTGATCAGTGGGGTTGAGGATCTGCGGACCCCTTTGTCGACGATTCTCAAGCTGGAGAAGCATATCCGGGGCACGATTGCGGGCTTCATGACGCCGTCTTTTATTGTGGATTTGCCGGGAGGGGGAGGCAAGAGGTTGGCCAATAGTTATGAGAGCTATGATGAGAAGACGGGTGTCAGTCATTGGAGGGCACCGGGTGTGGCTGGGGATGAGGAGTTTACGTATCATGATCCAGTGCAGGCATGA